Proteins encoded within one genomic window of Fragaria vesca subsp. vesca linkage group LG1, FraVesHawaii_1.0, whole genome shotgun sequence:
- the LOC101292627 gene encoding protein phosphatase 1 regulatory subunit pprA-like, which yields MDDEAKPPPPNHDDPMTEDDGDSSATVLDLTSCQLHDLNSVELPPSLTELDLTANRLSSLDTRIAALSNLTKLSFRQNLFEDSAVEPISAWTALSGLEELVLRDNKLRKIPDASIFKKLLVFDVSFNEITSLQGMSKVSGGLKELYVSKNEVTKIEEIDHLHELQILELGSNRLRVMQSLENMTKLQELWLGRNRIKVVNLCGLKCIKKISLQSNRLTSMTGFEGCVALEELYLSHNGISKMEGLSTLVNLRVLDVSNNKITSVNDIKNLTMLEDLWLNDNQIESIEGMAEAVIGSREKLATIYLEKNPCAKSPNYAAALRQTFPNIQQIDSHIFA from the exons ATGGACGACGAGGCCAAACCGCCACCACCGAATCACGACGATCCGATGACCGAGGACGACGGCGACTCATCCGCCACCGTCCTCGATCTCACCAGCTGCCAACTCCACGACCTCAACTCGGTCGAGCTACCGCCGAGTCTCACCGAGCTAGACCTCACCGCCAACCGCCTCTCCTCCTTGGACACTCGCATTGCCGCCCTCTCCAACCTCACCAAGCTCTCCTTCCGCCAGAACCTCTTCGAAGACTCCGCCGTCGAGCCGATCTCCGCCTGGACCGCGCTCTCAGGCCTCGAG GAATTGGTGCTCAGAGATAATAAGCTGAGGAAGATTCCGGATGCGAGTATCTTCAAGAAGCTTCTGGTTTTCGACGTCTCGTTTAATGAGATTACATCGCTGCAGGGCATGTCCAAGGTCTCCGGCGGCCTCAAGGAGCTTTACGTGTCGAAAAATGAAGTTACGAAGATCGAGGAAATCGATCATCTCCATGAGCTTCAGATTCTCGAGCTCGGTTCGAATCGGCTGAGG GTGATGCAGAGTCTGGAGAATATGACAAAGTTGCAAGAGCTATGGCTTGGACGGAATCGTATCAAGGTTGTTAATTTATGTGGGCTGAAATGTATTAAGAAGATTAGCTTGCAAAGCAATCGGTTAACTTCCATGACTGGATTTGAG GGTTGTGTTGCACTGGAGGAACTGTACTTGAGCCATAATGGTATTTCCAAAATGGAGGGCCTCTCAACGTTGGTTAACCTGCGCGTCTTGGATGTATCTAATAACAAGATAACATCAGTGAATGATATCAAAAACCTGACAAT GTTAGAAGATCTGTGGCTTAATGACAACCAGATAGAGTCAATTGAAGGCATGGCTGAGGCTGTTATTGGCTCAAGAGAGAAGCTGGCTACTATATATCTCGAAAAAAATCCATGT GCAAAATCTCCAAACTATGCTGCTGCATTGAGACAAACCTTCCCGAACATACAGCAGATTGATTCTCATATATTTGCTTAA
- the LOC101301821 gene encoding cell wall / vacuolar inhibitor of fructosidase 1-like translates to MDAKLIDETCRKTPNPNLCVSSLKSDPRSSGADVKGLGIIMVDVVKAKAIIGQNKVSGLLKQSPGDLRLKVCSGDYDAISNHQVPNASLAFSRDIPHIAEEDMSEAADEARACELSFSGRSPLTDVNNAVADVASITAAIAKQLGG, encoded by the coding sequence ATGGATGCTAAACTCATTGACGAAACATGTCGAAAAACACCAAACCCGAATCTCTGTGTCTCATCTCTCAAATCAGATCCTCGAAGTTCTGGTGCCGATGTCAAAGGCTTGGGCATAATAATGGTGGATGTGGTTAAGGCCAAAGCAATTATCGGTCAAAACAAAGTAAGTGGATTACTTAAGCAGAGCCCAGGAGATCTACGCTTGAAAGTTTGTTCAGGTGACTATGATGCGATTTCAAACCATCAGGTCCCAAATGCTTCCTTGGCATTTAGTAGAGATATCCCTCATATTGCTGAAGAAGACATGAGTGAAGCTGCTGACGAGGCAAGGGCATGCGAGTTAAGTTTTTCAGGGAGGTCTCCTCTAACAGATGTAAATAATGCTGTGGCAGATGTCGCGTCTATTACTGCAGCTATAGCAAAGCAATTAGGCGGTTGA